aaaacacacatttaaaaacacgaggctcaggttgaaaaaaaataattcccCTTTCAGTCCAAATCGTGACACTTGATAATTATCTGATCCTGCAACAACGTGACTTTTAGGTCAATCTTAATGACATCAGTTTGTGTACCTGTGTTTGAAGATTTGACTTCCAAGGCCTTGGCCGGTCCTTACGTTGTCCCTGTGTCCACTGAACGAAAGACAAAGACCACACCTTTTATAATAATGTCCCCACTGTTCAAATAAAACTGTTCACACAGGCCTTCTAACGTGGGTCAGTCAGGCTTATCATAACATTCATTAAGGACTCTGGTGGTTATGAATGTTCTATTGTTAATATATCTTGACTCTGTCGCCTGGTCTGTGTTCTGTTATAGAAGCAGCACCACATTGTTTTTAAGGTGGATTTTGCATATTTGTGCTGCTTCTCCTCTAAAGGGCAAATGGCAGTATTTCTGACTTAGACATTGAACATGGACAGTGTTGACAAGAACCCAAACCCAGGACTCTTATCTTCAGGTTTttccgttttctttttttccttttaagcTTCAGTTCTGCTGACAGGTTCATCCTGTGTGAAAAGTGAGTTGTTTTCTCTGAGGCTGAGACTCTGCAGCTGGTCCCAGTCGTCTACTGTGACTCGTGTATACAGAATATCCTGGAGTGCAGGAAATGCGTCGTTTGTTCGCAGACATTTTCTGAAACCCATTTCGAGGAGCTGCCCGGGTGAGTGGTGGGGCTGCGGTCGGCTCGGCCTAATGGCCGTGGCATAAACTAGAGCATATTTGTGCTGCTTCTCCTCTAAAGGGCAAATGGCAGTATTTCTGACTTAGACATTGAACATGGACAGTGTTGACAAGAACCCAAACCCAGGACTCTTATCTTCAGGTTTttccgttttctttttttccttttaagcTTCAGTTCTGCTGACAGGTTCATCCTGTGTGAAAAGTGAGTTGTTTTCTCTGAGGCTGAGACTCTGCAGCTGGTCCCAGTCGTCTACTGTGACTCGTGTATACAGAATATCCTGGAGTGCAGGAAATGCGTCGTTTGTTCGCAGACATTTTCTGAAACCCATTTGGAGGAGCTGCCCGGGTGAGTGGTGGGGCTGCGGTCGGCTCGGCCTAATGGCCGTGGCATAAACTAGAGCCGAGGACGATGTTGCAGCTCCACCGCAGGAACCCCCGGGGGATGCCGTTACTTACAGTAGAGGACAAGAGCCTGCTGGGTCGTGTGTGCGTTTGTCTGACCTGGTCGCACCGGTGCAGTTTCTCAACAGAGAGCCTTCACCAAATGAAGGGATCTAAGAATAACGTCCTCTGTAAGAGGAGATAGCTGGATGGCATCAATGGACGGGATAGACTTTCACTGGCAGACAGGAACATTGTGATACTAAACAATTTCTCACGTTGCATCACGAGTCATCATGAGAGCCGAAATCTACTTGGCGCAGGGGGACAGAGAAAGACAATGTCCAACTGACGATGCTCTGATATAAGAGTAAAGCCCTTGTTTTGAGTCATGGAATGCTTTGGTCGCTTTGCACTGGGCCTTTTAAACCCAATCCCGGGATAAtccaattaaaaataaagaggtCAAAACTGAATTACAAGCGGCTCATTCATGTTCCTAAAATCCTTGAATGATTCATTCTGAGCGCATGAGTTTTGGTCTGTCTGCGCAGCCCCGGGGTGTCCTCTGTGTGACTCGCTCTCCCTCCGGTGTCATGGCATGTCACATTCAATGTAGGGGATGTCACTGTAGCGGCGGTCTACCTCCACCCACTGCTGCACGGCCCGGGCCACAATCTCCTCTGAGAGCTTCTGCGCGTACTCCAGCAGCACTGGGCTGACCTGAGGGAAGCTCTCCGCCGCCGCATCTGCCTCCGGGTGAACCAGGAAggctttctctccctccctcggcCCCCTGCACCCGCCCCTCGTCTTCCCGGTGGAGTTTGCATTTGGGGCTCCGGAGTTGCCCGTCTTAGATTTGATGCACCCCATACTGTGGACGGTGTGGGTGCCACAGTCTTTGGTCAGACGCGCAGCGCATACATCGATAGTTTAATCTCCGTGAGTGGTCAGTACATCCCAGAGACAATCTCCTTTGTgtgcccccccaccaccacgctgccacttctctctctgctgcaatCCTCTTTGTACGCCTGTCATCCGCTCTCACCCATGTCTGAGTGTTGACATGTGCTGTGATGACAGGGTGTTACAGAGACCAACTGGAAGGCCCATGCCTGTGTTGTTGGGGCAgcagcggtggcggcggcggcgttgAAACGGTCACTCCTTGCTCCCCTGCTGCGTAGAACTCATCCTGTCCTCGgctgtggagagaaaaagagagtgatTTATTTTCCATGTCGCCGACAGCCTAAAAATACCAGATGGCAGGAATGAGGTGAAGGATTGCGAGCGATTCTCACAGTGGTCATGGCAGCTATGGGACTCGGGTTCCAGTGGCGAGCTCGAGGTCAAGGTCTCGGCATGGCTCACTTCTAAACACCCGCTGCTCCTGAACACGACTAACATCCCTCGccccctcctctcctgtccAACTACTTTGTGACTCAATCCCTCGGCCTATTTTGCGTAGCATGTCATGGGGGACGTCTGTCTCCAGCTCTGGTGCACTGATGCTGCTCCGCTGTAAGCCTGTTGTCTCCCATCTGTTCCGCTGACCCACCCTCGCAGCACAGTTGATTCACACTCCTTTTCTAGGACCACAGGCCTAGGAACATGTGCTTCATTCAGAAAGCTGCATGCTATAGTCCACAACAACAGGCATTCAGTCAGTCAGGGCCATGAATGATTCATGCAGAGCAGGGAGTCTCCCTGTGAGTAAAGGCAACACTGTTGTGTCCACATGTCAACACAGGAGTCTGAAATGTTACAGAAATCCTCAAGCACATCTCATGTGAATCGCCTCATACTGTCACAGAGTGTTTTCTATGAACGCTGATGCTTAACTGATGCATTTCAGCAACAGTGTGGAGCTTTTAGTCTTATTTCAGATGGGAAAAGAGTCACTCAAaggaaaacatgaagaaaatgcTGGCACACTGTGCAGCTTTGCACACTTTTAGCAGCCAAAGAGTCTgttcttttattctttctttttccttttttttttaacctacatTCTGCCAAACcacagacaaaaaataaatcactcaaGGTCGTTCAAGTAAATAATAATCCGGACATgatcacctgctgctgctgtctcctggatctcctcctcttcctcctcagctctTCATGAAAACAGCATCCACAGCAATATGAACTTGAACGTTATTGATTTCATGCAacataaaaagaaagacaaaaaaaatattcccccaagttgctgccacagctgctgctgctgctgctgcggctggtTGTTGCTGGTGTGTTCTGTTCCCTGCAGACGCTCCACTTCTCTGatggtaaaaaataattatacaatCTTATTAATATGATTATGAAGCAGAAtcccaggctgctgctgctggaggagcagaggaggacaaGCCCTGTTGCCTTCGCGTTGAACGCAGCTGATCATCTCCCACAGGCTGAGGATTCACAGACTGAAGTGGACTGAgctcagctgcagctgtgatCCACTCACTGACCTCACTGATGCTGCTCTGACCGGTGCGACGCTGCCACCTGGCTGCCAGACTGAAGAGctgcaacatttcttttttttttttttttttttaaacaacaaaaacccaaGTCAAGTTGGTGTGAAGTTGTTATATAGACTGCAGCCCATGTGGACAAGTGGAAGGGAATAGGGCTTGTCTCAGGGGGGTGttggttcaaatcctgggacCACCATTGCTCCTCGTGCCCCAGTTgaagaaatctagatatctttGGATATATTTAGATATCTCAAAgtgatttggttttatttggaagatttgctcatttagtgcacatttgcgtATCAAGTTTTAAAAAATCAAAGTCATTCAACTGGTTCACTTGTTACACAAGTGCAAATTAACCCTAAGCCActaattctgcttagggccccataaaggcttgaaCCAGCCCTGGTGAAAAAGATGTGTTAAATACAGAGGTCAGATTCACAATCAATAGTGAATTTGTGTGTGCAAACTTTTCACATAAgattgttgttgtcattgatGGTTTTATTCAGCATCAGTTTGACCTCTGATAGGTTTAAGCAACATTATGTGAAAGTGGTATAAATGTTACTCACATGAGCTTATGTTTAAAACCAAATGAACCCCTACAGTCTTTTTTGGCAAAGCATTTCCATTTTATCGTATATTTATCTTATTAATTAATGATTCTGTTTCATGTTTGAGTGGCCACACGATGGCGCTGTCTTCCCACGTCCTGAAACCAGGTTTCGTCCACAAGCATCTGGACATAAATAAACCTTGGAGCCAGGATTTCCTTCATCTTCACTATGACTTTGACTGAAATACCGGACATAGACTCTTTccatttatgatttatttattttttaaacaaactgcTGACTTTCTTCTCTCAGGGAAACCTGCATCTTAAAGGACAAGAATAATTATTTAACTGTCATTTCACCAATTTGTAATTCTTGTTTTTTGGATAAAAAGCTGGTTACATCACGTCCACTTGGACACCTGATTAGTCATCTCTCAAAGTTAAATGGAAATAATATATGACACAAACTACACTTTATCTCAA
This genomic interval from Solea solea chromosome 2, fSolSol10.1, whole genome shotgun sequence contains the following:
- the LOC131443639 gene encoding small membrane A-kinase anchor protein-like — translated: MGCIKSKTGNSGAPNANSTGKTRGGCRGPREGEKAFLVHPEADAAAESFPQVSPVLLEYAQKLSEEIVARAVQQWVEVDRRYSDIPYIECDMP